The Diospyros lotus cultivar Yz01 chromosome 11, ASM1463336v1, whole genome shotgun sequence region tggtttgatgTCTTCATATACACCTATTCTACTCTCCCAAAATCTAACTACTCTTGGGGTTCTACTAAATtaaaatcaccaaggtttccacactaactcaccttgaaaactagatatacacctagattacaatggattCTAAACAACCACTACATCAAaattttctccctaacttatcttagaaactagattcacctaaattttaacaGATTTAGGaaatcctcaataataatttaaatgttacaaattatttgtccacacttagatacaaataaataattaagaacaaattatacaaggtaataatattttaataaataaataaatttataatttcaaataaaaaaattcaaatttatcatAAAAGACTTTTTTCCTCACGTCATGGATGTTTAGCCGTAGctattaattttattcaacagATTGAATTGATGTGTTGCCAATTTTCAAACTTCAACATAACGTGCCTCGTAACAgttaaaatatgttaaaatgaaggataattatacttttaagAAAGAGGGCTTGACTCGGAGTCTCCTAGCTACGGGTAACTTCACAagaggagatatatatatatatagactgcTCTTGCAATGGCAAACTCCTCAACATTGTAGCGTCATCTCAGattctcagagagagagagagagagagagagagagagagagagagagagatggaactGTACATTCTGCTTATCTGCATCTCAATtttctggttcttcttcttcaaccaaTTGCTCCGCCGCTCCTCCTCCAAGAAGCTGCCGCCGGGTCCCGCCGGTGTTCCCCTGATAGGCTCCCTCCACCGCCTGGGCCCTCGCCCAAACCAATCCCTCGCCGACCTCTCCAAAATCTACGGCCCCATCATGACCCTCAAACTTGGCTCCGTCACCACCATCGTCGCGTCCTCCGCCGACGCCGCCAAAGCCATCCTCAAAACCCACGACCACAGCTTCTCCGGCCGCCCAGTCCCAGCCTCCATCGCCACCCAGCCAAACCCCGACGCCACCATAGCCTGGGTCGCCGCCGACAACTCCTGGCGCAGCCGCCGCCGCATCTGCGCCACCCAGATGTTCAGCGCCCAGAAGCTCGACCAGCTCCAGCACCTCCGCCAACGAAAGGCCCAGGAACTCGTCTCCCACATAAAGCGCCACGCCGTTTCGGCGGCTCCAGTGGACATCGGCGGGGCGGCTTTTGCAACGACTCTAAACTTGATCTCCAACACCATTTTCTCGATCGACATGGTCGACCAGGACTTTGACTCGGCGAAGGAGTTCAAGGATCTGGTATGGACGATCATGGAGAACGCCGGGAAGCCCAACTTCTCCGACTATTTTCCAGTGCTCCGGCGGCTTGATTTGCAGGGACTGAAGCGGCGTATAAGGCCTGCGTATAGGAGGCTTCATGAGATATTTGACGAAGTCATTGAGAAGCGTTTGAGAGATAGAGGTTCTGATTTGGTGAATGACAGAAAAGGGGATTTCTTGGATGCTCTTCTGGATCAGTGTGAAGAAGATGGCTCAGATTTTAACCCTATAACTATCAAACCCGTGATATTGGTAAGATATGCGACTTTTcgagggaaaattaattatatgatttatttttgtggGCTTATCGTTAATTTCTTTAGTTAATTTATAGATATTAGTAAATTCaattttacatataataatGCTATTAAATAATTGGCCAGTTAATATGGATCCTTGGTGTTGTTGGAGGAGCACCATGTATACTAAGTGTGTCAAATTTTTGTAAGGGTGGGGCTTTTGTCCTCTCAAATAACATCTAAGGTCAAGTTAGTGCTGGAAGAGTTAAAGGCGAGCACTAAAATACTTGTGTAGGTTAGAGAATATGAGTATGTGTGTTGAGAGTTACCTATTGAGAATTTAACCTATAGACCCTTGAAAAGGGCTGGGGTAGAGACCACGGAGGAAGCTAAAAGCCTATTTATTCGTGGAGAatgtcttttatttattatctctaatttttatttttgttttcatatttctatttctacataaatttagaaaaaaaaaaaagacatgttCATTTCTATTAAATATGAAACTAGTATTAGACCTTAAGAAATGATAGAACGCGTTCAAaatcatgaaaaagaaaaggtgtAGAAATTGAGAACAAGGAGTGAGAGGTGAATGGTAAAGGTGTGTTGATGAGAAGAGGGAGTTGTCGTTATTGTAGTGGTAGAGGGAGGCAGGGTGGTTCCTAGTTAAGGGATGAGAGCAACGAGGAAGAGGATATTCTTAGTGGTAGAGGGTGCAATCTTAGTGTTATAAGCAAGGCCGGCCCAAGGCATAGCCCACtgaggcctatgcctagggccccccCAAAATTTGGGGCCCCAAACAGccaaacccccccccccggcaCACAGAATTTTGGGTTCCCCCAAAAAATCCCCCCTCCAAAATTTGGGGCCCCCAAACAACCACTGCCCAGCGCCCATCCCCCTCCCCACACATGAAGAATTTGGGGCCCcccaaaaaaacacacacacacacacacagaaaacAAACCATCTCCCCATACACACAGAGAGACATAGTGAGAACAAACCACCTCCGTtcctcaaaaaaaaataaataaattaggaGTCTTCAAAAAATACAGCGCCCCACCCTCTCAAAAATTTTTTTTCGCCTAGGGCCCCACTGAGCCTTGGGCCGGCCCTGGTTATAAGTGGACATGTTTTCTAGGGGCTCAAATGCTTCCAGTCCTTGGCGAACATTGAcgctacacacacacacacacagagaaaaCAAACCATCTCCCCATACACACAGAGAGACATAGTGAGAACAAACCACCTCCGCTcctcaaaaaaaataaataaattaggaGTCTTCAAAAAATACAGCGCCCCACCCTCTCAAAAATTTTTTTTCGCCTAGGGCCCCACTGAGCCTTGGGCCGGCCCTAGTTATAAGTGGACATGTTTTCTAGGGGCTCAAATGCTTCCAGTCCTTGGCGAACATTGACGCTACTCTATGTCCCTCATTGAAGAGTCTAAGAGGATGATGGGAGCTTGAATGGGTTTATAGCCCAAGATTAGAGCCAGGTTGTTACTAACCTAACCCTGGAGACCATCTAGGTTACATTATGTAAGAATTTTGCCTAGGTATGTTTTCAAGTAAATGTTACTCAGCCTCCATTGATGATGAAGCTTAATTAGTAGCATTTGTTGTTTGTTCTTATAAAGCATCTCTCTCTTTGTTTCCTTCTCTAACAAATTCGCGACTAGCTCCAAGAAAAGCAATGGAGCTTGACCTGGCTATTTTTGAAGATGAAAGAGATGGAAGAAAGAGAGGCTAAATGATTAGGGCTTAGTTTGAGGCCAATAAGGTCCCTATCCTCAAGAAGAAACATGCGAGTGGAGTTACAAGAGAAGTTAAGGGTCGCTAAAGAGGTAAGGACCCTCGCTGAAGGAATAGATGGGGCCTTAGATAGCCACAAGGAAGAACAACTAGAGGGAGAAGCTACTAAGAAAACAACGTAGATATAGCACTTTTTATTTCCCTGCTAGTTGTTCTCCTTTCAATGGAAATCCTcttttaatgaataaaatagaaagaattATTTCGAGTATATCTAGTTTGATACTTGTCTTCTCATACTTTGTGTTTGTTACTACATTCAAGTATCTATTGCTAGGTAGAAATACCTCCTAGGTaggtaaattttaaatttcctaTGCCTCAATGATCACCTGAGATGCGAAACATAGAATTTTCAACAAATGATGTTGTTAGGAAGGAGCACAAAGTACACCAGGCGTCAGACTCTTTCAAAGGTGGGGTTTATTTCTCCTACAATAACCTTTGACACTAAATTATACTAGGAAGGAGTTAAGACAAATACTAGAGTGCTTGTATAGGTTAGAGAATGTGTGTGTAGAGAGCTAacttaatttatcatttatataggTCGAACCCTCAATGATTAAACGAGATCTTCAACTTAATCAACCTTTAGAACAACCTTTATGAGGTATGAACAACTTTGTCAAGccacaaaagaagaaaactagCCACTTGACACTCTGTGATTGATGGAACACATGTCAAAAGGTGATTGACTTTTTCTTGAGAGGAGGATTAGAAGTGGATTTATAAATAGTAATATATAGTGACACACACCTGGCCTTGATCAATCctctaaaaattattattgtcattatttatcattctaaataatttttataataattatttatgaattttattttattttggataacCAATTAAATGGGATCAAGGCTTATCGTTAAAATAGTAGTACAAGCGACATTAAAGACAAGACTTATCGTTAAAATAGAAGTGATAAGCCAAATATCTTAGTTAAAagataaatagagaaaaaaagtaatagatacttgattttgttttatgattgAATAGACACTAAATTTAGGTGTTATCAATTATCATATACTCAACTCTTGAATTATAAGCAAAGGCCACTAACttttttcacaattaaattgcAGGACTTGTTTATTGCTGCAAGCGATACATCTGCGATAACGACGGAATGGGCAATGGCGGAGCTTCTCCGAAAGCCAGATATTCTGGAAAGAGCAAGAAATGAGATCATCGGAACCATCGGAGCCGACCATCAAATGCAAGAATCTGACATGGACCGTCTTCCATATCTCCAGGCAGTGGTGAAAGAGACGATGAGGCTCCACCCAGCCGCCCCCCTTCTCTTGCCCCACAAAGCAAGAAAGGACGTCGAATTGCAGGGCTTCATTGTGCCGAAGAACACTCAGGTGCTAGTGAACGTTTGGGCCATCGGAAGAGATCCCAAGTACTGGGAGGACCCTTCTTCGTTTTTGCCGGAGAGGTTCTTAAACTCTAGCTTGGACTATAAGGGCCGGGACTTTGAGTATATTCCATTTGGAGCTGGCCGAAGAATGTGCCCCGGCATGCCGCTGGCCATTCGGGTGATCCATTTGATGTTGGCTTCGATTCTTCAATCCTTCAACTGGAAGCTACCTCCAGGAACTACGCCGGAGAAGATGGATATGGAGGAGCAGTTTGGATTTACATTGAGGAAAGCCATTCCCCTCCTTGCCATCCCTGTGATAGAAACAAAACTTTTGAAAGTTttagaagaagaccaagaataaaaagaacaaagcTGGTACAGCAGAGAAAAcactaaaataaattgatatgtTGTAGTCAagatctatatattttattcaactaTCAGCTCATATATATAAACTGACTTACAAACTGAAAGTTAATAAAGATTATGTAAATCAAGCAAGTCAGCCTAGTCATAATCTTGAAAATAGCAGCACATCTAACAAATTGATTACAATTGACTGggaagtttatttaaatatctagAGCAAAAGTCACGTGCAATTCCATAAAGCAAATATTTAACACTCCTCCTTGCTTTTAGGAATTGCACACTCCAATTCTTTGCATTGGAAGTTCAAATTTACTTACTGAAAGTGGCTTTGTAAACAGGTCTGCTAACTAGTCTTCAGACTTGCAGTAGACCAAAATTACATCTCCATTTTGCTGCACTTTCCTAAAAAAATAAAGCTTGGTGTTGAAATGCTTGGTCTTCCCATAAAACACTGGATTGTTTGAGATTGCAATAGCTACCTGGTTGTCGACAAAAATCTCAATTCTTTCTTTCTGCTTCATATGTAAGTCACAAAATTTTTTCCAGCCATAAAACTTGATTTGTAGCTATTGTTGCTGCTATAAATTCAGTTTCTGCAGTGGATTGTGCTACAATTTCTTGCTTTTTGGAACCCAATGAGAAAACTCTTGAGCTTAGACTGAAACAATATTCTGAAGTGCTTTTCATGTCATCAACGGATCCAGCCTAATCACTATCCGAGAGCCCATACAACTTGAAGTTTTGACACTTCTCAAACTTGACACCATAGATAACAGTGCCTTGGATGTACCTCAATATTCTTTTTGCTGCTCTTAAATGTACTTCACCAGCACAATTCATAAATCGAGATAGAAGACTTACAGGAAATAAAATATCAGGCCTTGTTGCTGTGAGATACATTAAACATTCAATCAAGCTCCTGTAATAACCTTCATCAGTTTTATCATCTCCATCTTCCTTTCAGCTTCTCCTTTTGATTCATTGGTGTGCTCACTGCTTTGCATTCCTCCATCTAAAATTTCTTCAGGATTTCCTTTGCATATTTCTTCTGACAAATGAACACCACGTTTTTACCTTGCTTGACCTCTATTCCAAGAAAATAAGTCATGAGACCAAGATCTGTCATTTCAAAGACCTGCATCATTTCTTGTTTGATTCAACTAGCCTTGTATTATTTCCTGTCACTAAaagatcatcaacataaagagaCACGATAAGAATATTATTGTCTTTATGTTTTACATAAAGAGTGGCTTCCGACAAGCTTTTAACAAAACCAAGGCTTAGCTAGTAAGCATCTATCCTGCTATACCAGGCTCTTGGCATTTGCTTTAGGCCATAAGGAGTCTTTTTTAGTAGGTAAACCTTGTCTTCTTCACCTTGCTTGACAAATCCTTCTGGTTGCTCAATGTATATCTCCTCCCGCAATACGCCATTCAAAAAAGCTGATTTGACATCTAGCTGAAACACTTTTCAGCCTTTTTGTGCTGATATTGTCAGCAATAAAATGATTGTATCTAATCTTGCAACAGGAGCAAAGGTGTCAGAATAATCAACACCATAAATTTGAGCATACCCTTTAACAATGAGTCTGGCCTTGTATTTATTGATGGAACTATCTGCATTTAGTTTTGTTCTGAACACCCATTTTATGCCAATGACTTTTCTTCTTTGAGGCCTTTCAATTAACTcctaagttttatttttttctatcatAGACAACTCCTCCTCCATTACTCTCCTCTATTTCGGATCCTTTAATGCTTCTTCAGGACCACCAGGTTTGCAAATTGCTACATTACACATTGCATAGATGTCTGAAAGTAGCTTTGTACCTCTGACTGGAGGATCATCTTCCAGCTCGTGTCTCCCTTGATCAGTTGTTTTCTTCCCAAGAAGATCACTGTTTGGTTCTTGTATAAGATCATCATTCTTCTGCAAGTTCTTCCAGTTCCATTGCTCATCCTCATTGAAATGTACATCTCTACTGATCATCATTTTTTCTGTTTGAGGATGATACACTTTTTAGGCCTTAGAAACTGAACTATAACCCACGAAGATGCCTGGAATTGCCTTCTTGTCAAGCTTAACTTGTGGCACATGAACAAAACATACACAGCCAAATACTTTAAGAAAGTTCAATAAAGGTTTATACCCATACCACGCTTCAAATGGAGTTATATCTTTCAAAGACTTGGTTGGAAGTCTATTTTGCAAAAACACTGTTGTATTGGCTGCCTCTACCCAAAAGGTTTTTGGCAATTCCTTCTCATGCAACATACATCTGACCATCTCTATTACCGATCTGTTCCTCCTCTCACTAACTCCATTTTGCTCCGGAGTGTATGGAATAGTAAGTTGATGTTCAATGCCAGcttcttcacaaaataaattaaattcggCTAAAGTgtattcttttccattattaGACCTTAACAATTGAATCCTGCAGCCACTTTGATTTTCTACCATTTTCTTAAACTTCCAAAATACACCAACAACTTCGGActtgaatttcaagaaaaaaatccaGCACATTCTTGTGAAATCATCAATGAAAAGAATGTACTAAAGGATACCTTGTAATGATGGTCTTTTTTGTGGTCCTGCAACATCTGTGTGAATGAGTTGCAGCTTATGAGAAGCTCTCCAAGTTGATTTGGGAAATGGCAGCCTGTTTTGTTTACCAAATTGACAAGCAATACAATTTGGCAGATGATCGTCAAGCTCTAGTAGACCTCTTGTCATGTCATTCTTCTATAATTTCAGCATCCTTTGAAGGTGACAATGGCCAAGCCTCTTGTGCCAAATTTCAATGTTGCTGACATTATTGAAATAAGCTATTTGCTCCTCCATTGGGTCATATGAGAAGCTTTTACCTCTCATTTTAACccttaaaatttcttttctagttGTATAAAAAATGAGACAATGGAAATCTTCAAAGGATACTTTAAATCCTTTCTTCAACAGCTGACCAACACTTAGTAAATTTTGATCAATGTCAGGTACGTAAAGAACATCAGAAATTGTTTTTGTACCTGGGTTGGTTGTGATTGCAACAGTTCCAATCTCTTTTGCAGGAAGATAGCCACCATTGCCAATTCTGACCTTCGTAACTTTTGAAAGCTTCAACTCCTTGAAAAGAGCTTTATCTGACGTCATGTGGTTTGTGCAACTACTATCAATCAACCAACTTTCAGAAGAAATTGTAGTTGAAAAACATGTTGTGACAAACATCTGGTCTTCTTCGTCTTGATCAGCTACATTGGCTTCTCCTTACTTTTGAACATTGCTTTTGCAAATCACAACTTCATGTCCAAGCTGATTGCATTTGTTACACTTCGCATCTGGTCTCCACCAACATCTAAAAGGTGGatgccatttttttttacaatattgaCAAGGAGGATAATTTCTGCTTGAGCCTCCTCTGTTGTTATTTGTAGAGTTCTCAACACTTGAAGTTTGACCTTCCTTatggttctttttcttgttatttGTTGTGGTATCTTGGTGCTTGGCTGGCACAGCACCCTGCACAAAATCATTTTGCCTTATAAGTCTTCTCTGCTCTTGAGCCTGTAAAGCATTCAAAACTTCTGCCAAAGTCATCTTGGACAGATCCTTTGTGTTTTCCAAGGCGGTTATTGAAGCTTCATATTTTTCTGGAACGGTTACAAGAATTTTTTCAACAATCCTAGAATCAGGAAATTCAGTATCAAATAAGCTTACCTTGTTAGCTATGCTGAGCAATCTATCAGAGTATTCTTTGATTGTCTctgattctttcattttttgcaGCTCAAATTCTCTTATTAGATTTAGCACTTTCATGCCCTTTATTTTGTCATCTCTTTCAAATTCTTTCTTCAGAAAATCTCAGATTTTTTTTTGCTGTTTTGAGAGACATAATAAACGAGAATACGGTTGTTGAAACAACAGCAAACAAACAAGCTTTGGCCTTTGATTTCCTGGTTCTTCTTTCCTTGTGATTCCTGATTTGAGCTATGGTGGGATTATCCGGCAGCGGGGGAACTACATAATCTTCTTCCACAGCTTCCCAAAGATCCAGAGCTTCTAGGTAAGCTTCCATTCGAACAGCCCACATGTTGTAATTGTCCCCATCAAAGACTGGAGGTGCCAACGTAGAGAAGGTTGAGTCTCCTTCTGTGTTTGACATGTTTGTGTTTATGAGTAGGGTTTGATGATCCTAACACTCACAGATCTCTCAAGAAataaagctctgataccaattgaaagttttagaagaagaccaagaataaaaagaacaaagcTGATACAACAGAGAAAAcactaaaataaattgatatgtTGTAGTCAagatctatatattttattcaactaCCAGCTCATATATATAAGCTGATTTACAAACTAAAAGTTAGTAAAGATTATGTAAATCAAGCAAGTCAACCTAGTCATAATCCTAAAAATAGCAGCACATCtaacaaattcctttttagAATAGGATTACGATTGACTGGgcaagtttatttaaatatctgGAGCAAAAGTCACGTGTATTCCATAAAGCAAATATTTAACAACGTTGATTATTATATTCGGTAGTGAAGTATTTTTTTCGTTTCTATAATATTTTGACGGATCTCAACATCTATTAACGGTActaaaaaagaagaatgaaagatTTGATGAACTGAGTGTTGCCACACGCCTGCTTCATTGCCGCCTACTGTTGCGGCTGTCATCTCATTCTTGCTTGCTTCGTGCAAGTTCCAGGAGACTGTCTCCCAGAGACGTTTGGGAAATTATGTCTCCCATATacaattttgtttattattttaattaaaaaatggaTTTGGGCGTTTTTTTTAATTGGTTTTTTTCTACGAGACATTACaactaattttgtaaaaatttcaaCTTTAGGAGTAGCTAAACACTTGTAATTAAAAAGAGACGTATTACCTTCCAAGCATCAACTTGTAATAGTTTCATTTGAAGACATAAAATTAACAGAATATATACGCACAAAGTTAAACTTCTAAATAATCATGTTTAGGATTGTTTTTTCTTGATACACgtatttaaaattaactatCTAAACTCATCCAAAGACTACAATTCTCCTTTTGTCAGTAGTCCTCTCTATTTCAAGTTCCAAACCCAAGTCATCCCATCTTAGAACCCATGCCTAAGGTGAGGATTCATTGCAaaagatatctcaaaaattGATCGCGTCtcatttgcattttttttattgcatttatcttgtcaagcatttttatccactacaagaaaaatggtatTCAGTGATGGAAatatccatcgctaaaatatcaaaattcgtcgctaaaagaATTAGCGATAGATTTAGCAACAGGCAacttcccgtcgctaaaaatggcgtcgctaaattttagcgatggaatttagCGACGGCAcaaatcaacaacaaaaattaaatattattttcgtcactgattaaaaaataaaaaacaattaaaaattaaaaattattttagtgtcGAAAAATTCCACCGCTAAGGTACAATAAAAAATaggttattaaaaaaatcaaaataaattagaattatcGACAGAAACAATTCCGttgcttttaaaaaaataaaataattacagcACGCGCCGGGCGGATGCGTGCGCGCCTTTGCCTTGCGACCACTACGTGCCAAGTGGCTCCCCCTTAAACCTCCACGTGTAGTGCTAGATTAATTTCCCAACGCACACCTTTCTTCCCTTCCTCAATTTCGATCCCAGGTCCCCTGCACGCGCGCGCGCGACTGTCCGAGCTACTAGtcttcttaatatatatattgcacatattaattatatattacatttagcTGTTaaccattttaattttattttaaattaagattttaaattttaaatgtaacATCCCAGTAATTCtggaataattaataattattaatttaattgaaaatggttaataattattaattaaggtaTTTGTGATGATTATCGAAtaattatggttttaaaaaaaatattaatttattttgtgttagaGTGATGaacaattaattattgaaaatttgggGTATAAGAGTATTAATAAATGGTGGTGTTGGTGGTAATTTTCAGAAGTAAGGGGgggtttaaatgtaaatttCAAAAGTGgtaggtgtaataccccatattcgtatgaggttgccacgtaatttcgataagtttagaataccgaaaaatatgtttgatagtcattataagtactgaatcaaCTGTAGAGAGTGTcttggagtgaaattatctaagaaaaatgatatggtctcgttGATCATTTCgaaatagaatttatggtatcgaaagaaatcggatcgggaatagttttcggtacagctaaaatacaactgttaTTTAGGatgcaaaatcgaattgtcgtaggggactcccagaaaatcaacgaaaccctagaGGGCTCTGATTTTCCATaaagagcaacccttcagtggtttcgggatgaaatgatagcccgatgaggacattggggcgaaatcgtcattttcaactaagatttggattattaattgtggattttcggtattgtaatgcaaattaacgAGGTTTAAGGTTGtagttgcaattagggaattgcacTAATAtaatagggatgaaatttgaggtttaatgtataatttttaaattaattatacaatttttttatatatattaatgtagtgtataattatatatatgtatgtacgtgTAGCAGGCGCCTCTGCAAATCTAAACCCATTCCCTGTAAGTTTGAACTCATTGC contains the following coding sequences:
- the LOC127813601 gene encoding geraniol 8-hydroxylase-like, which codes for MELYILLICISIFWFFFFNQLLRRSSSKKLPPGPAGVPLIGSLHRLGPRPNQSLADLSKIYGPIMTLKLGSVTTIVASSADAAKAILKTHDHSFSGRPVPASIATQPNPDATIAWVAADNSWRSRRRICATQMFSAQKLDQLQHLRQRKAQELVSHIKRHAVSAAPVDIGGAAFATTLNLISNTIFSIDMVDQDFDSAKEFKDLVWTIMENAGKPNFSDYFPVLRRLDLQGLKRRIRPAYRRLHEIFDEVIEKRLRDRGSDLVNDRKGDFLDALLDQCEEDGSDFNPITIKPVILDLFIAASDTSAITTEWAMAELLRKPDILERARNEIIGTIGADHQMQESDMDRLPYLQAVVKETMRLHPAAPLLLPHKARKDVELQGFIVPKNTQVLVNVWAIGRDPKYWEDPSSFLPERFLNSSLDYKGRDFEYIPFGAGRRMCPGMPLAIRVIHLMLASILQSFNWKLPPGTTPEKMDMEEQFGFTLRKAIPLLAIPVIETKLLKVLEEDQE